From Oryza brachyantha chromosome 9, ObraRS2, whole genome shotgun sequence, a single genomic window includes:
- the LOC102702878 gene encoding E3 ubiquitin-protein ligase UPL5 isoform X1 yields the protein MSDADGFGCEHRRPSKRRRDGPDHALPAALSREVLMGHPDDADPAAAGAGSSSASSYPGAVAASAAAAASAAASSSSHVWPRRVHFFVRATDSRTIAMHAAWDDTVGAVLGHLAERGFGRDLRLVYAGRQLASKTVLAELCLPPDSTLHLLSRLRSTPYPDAWQLASYIVSIASIARSDPLNSAAVSGLDDLVKEFILCAHRANQRQRHDRDSPIDAQAMGDQAAHYLEIFHEAGVPFALVGLYAAYPHSTIHFYAGNAIKCFLTMDPSALPPDVLPVTAPLLLEFCGMLSLSVGKEDELYRSCRSMLASVLCLPSGLPASLKLKSPSKLIEQVLPFAEEIVDAVMYELASLEMTVSSKNLEDLSNFFKVLRQQALCWVPNGGPLPKNLYNSERDSWVWKLHDISMNLLNRVDECLKKLEMDLSLSSESRGVNVSQSRWVARSHMLVVLTQLDFISMIYEDLAHNLRLVLLAHIDPLNALVRFSKRNEHLHWLVKHKDLLCFEARRNLVMMMLAEGKDEYGELHEMLIDRAHLLDESFGYIMQAKSSELHSGLFMEFKNEEATGPGVLREWFFVVCQALFNPQQVLFSPCPSDRKRFFLNGTSAVDPLHLKYFIFSGRIIGLALMHRVQVGITLDNTLVLPLAGRSIKLEDIRQADPVLYKSCKDILKMDAAVVDGLELTFSRDVHELGSRRTIELCSGGKDLRVNIRNREHYIDLLIKNTFVDSISVQLTHFARGFSDILVDPELRKVFFDFLGPEDLDRMLGGRSNTINLEDWKLHTQYNGYKEKDRNIIWFWKAVEGMSIEQQRDLLFFWTSVKFLPPDGFGGLASKLYIYKASESADRLPSSHTCFYRLCLPAYPSLKVTKNQLQKIAQEHVSCSFGTW from the exons ATGTCCGACGCCGACGGCTTCGGTTGCGAGCACCGCCGACCCTCgaagcgccgccgcgacgggcCTGATCAtgccctccccgccgcgtTGTCCCGGGAGGTGCTGATGGGCCaccccgacgacgccgaccccgccgcggccggggcGGGGTCGTCCTCCGCCTCGTCGTACCCCGGGGCCGTGgcggcctccgcggcggcggccgcctccgccgccgcctcgtcgtcctcgcacGTCTGGCCCCGCAGGGTCCACTTCTTCGTGCGGGCCACCGACTCGAGGACCATAGCGATGCACGCGGCGTGGGACGACACCGTCGGCGCCGTGCTCGGCCACCTCGCCGAACGGGGGTTCGGCCGCGACCTGCGCCTCGTCTACGCGGGGAGGCAGCTCGCGTCAAAGACCGTTCTCGCTGAGCTCTGCCTCCCGCCGGACTCCACGCTGCACCTCCTTTCCCGGCTCCGATCCACGCCGTACCCTGACGCGTGGCAGCTCGCCTCCTACATCGTCTCCATAGCCTCCATCGCCAGGTCCGACCCCCTCAACAGCGCCGCGGTCAGTGGCCTGGATGATCTCGTCAAGGAATTCATTCTTTGCGCACACCGCGCCAACCAGCGCCAGCGGCATGATCGCGACTCTCCCATCGATGCTCAGGCCATGGGCGATCAAGCGGCGCACTACCTCGAAATTTTCCATGAAGCGGGCGTTCCCTTCGCACTAGTTGGCCTCTACGCCGCTTATCCACATTCTACCATCCACTTCTATGCTGGGAACGCCATCAAATGCTTTCTCACTATGGATCCTTCGGCCTTGCCACCTGATGTGCTGCCGGTCACGGCGCCTCTGCTGCTTGAATTTTGCGGAATGCTCTCTCTTTCTGTGGGCAAGGAGGATGAGCTCTATAGATCATGCCGTTCTATGCTTGCATCAGTGCTCTGCCTGCCATCTGGGCTCCCCGCTTCCTTGAAGTTGAAGTCGCCTTCTAAGCTGATTGAGCAGGTCCTTCCGTTTGCTGAAGAAATAGTGGATGCGGTTATGTATGAACTTGCATCACTGGAGATGACCGTGTCGTCCAAAAACCTTGAGGATCTCTCAAATTTCTTCAAAGTGCTGCGGCAGCAGGCACTCTGTTGGGTTCCCAATGGTGGGCCACTGCCCAAAAACCTGTATAACAGTGAGCGTGACTCATGGGTATGGAAGTTGCATGATATTTCAATGAACTTGTTGAACAGGGTGGATGAGTGCTTGAAGAAATTGGAAATGGATCTATCATTGTCATCGGAGAGCAGGGGGGTCAATGTAAGTCAATCTCGATGGGTTGCCCGGTCACATATGCTGGTCGTGCTGACACAACTAGATTTTATATCGATGATTTATGAGGATTTGGCGCATAACCTGCGGCTTGTGTTGCTGGCACACATAGATCCTCTCAATGCCCTCGTCCGCTTCTCCAAGAGGAATGAGCATCTCCACTGGCTTGTAAAGCACAAAGACCTCCTTTGCTTTGAAGCGAGAAGGAATTTAGTCATGATGATGCTTGCTGAGGGAAAGGATGAATATGGGGAGCTTCACGAGATGTTGATCGACCGTGCACATTTACTGGATGAATCCTTTGGGTACATTATGCAGGCTAAATCCAGTGAGCTTCACAGTGGGCTATTTATGGAGTTTAAGAATGAGGAAGCTACAGGCCCTGGAGTCCTGAGGGAATGGTTCTTCGTGGTATGCCAAGCTCTGTTCAACCCGCAGCAAGTTCTCTTCTCGCCTTGTCCTAGTGATCGAAAGAGGTTCTTCTTGAATGGAA CATCTGCTGTGGATCCACTGCACCTGAAATACTTCATATTTTCAGGACGAATAATTGGATTAGCATTGATGCATAGAGTGCAAGTGGGAATCACATTGGACAACACATTAGTCTTGCCTCTTGCTGGGAGAAGTATTAAATTGGAAGATATTCGTCAGGCAGACCCTGTCTTGTATAAAAGCTGTaaagatattttaaagatGGATGCTGCCGTTGTTGATGGTCTTGAACTAACATTTTCCCGAGATGTTCATGAATTAGGGTCTCGAAGGACTATTGAGCTTTGCTCAGGAGGGAAGGATCTCCGTGTAAATATCAGGAATAGAGAGCATTACATTGATCTCCTTATAAAGAATACCTTTGTGGACTCGATATCAGTTCAGTTGACCCATTTCGCGCGGGGATTTAGTGACATTCTAGTTGATCCAGAACTCCGTAAAGtcttttttgactttttgggTCCAGAAGACTTGGACCGAATGCTAGGGGGAAGGAGCAACACTATAAATCTGGAAGATTGGAAATTACATACCCAATATAATGGCTACAAAGAAAAAGATCGCAACATTATTTGGTTCTGGAAG GCTGTTGAGGGCATGTCAATCGAGCAACAGAGGGATCTGTTGTTCTTTTGGACTTCAGTGAAATTCTTACCCCCAGATGGTTTTGGTGGGCTGGCCTCAAAACTGTACATATATAAGGCATCTGAGTCGGCTGACCGTCTCCCATCATCACATACCTGCTTCTACCGGCTCTGCCTCCCGGCTTATCCATCCCTGAAGGTGACGAAAAACCAGCTGCAGAAGATCGCACAAGAGCATGTGAGCTGCAGCTTTGGCACATGGTAG
- the LOC102702878 gene encoding E3 ubiquitin-protein ligase UPL5 isoform X2: protein MHAAWDDTVGAVLGHLAERGFGRDLRLVYAGRQLASKTVLAELCLPPDSTLHLLSRLRSTPYPDAWQLASYIVSIASIARSDPLNSAAVSGLDDLVKEFILCAHRANQRQRHDRDSPIDAQAMGDQAAHYLEIFHEAGVPFALVGLYAAYPHSTIHFYAGNAIKCFLTMDPSALPPDVLPVTAPLLLEFCGMLSLSVGKEDELYRSCRSMLASVLCLPSGLPASLKLKSPSKLIEQVLPFAEEIVDAVMYELASLEMTVSSKNLEDLSNFFKVLRQQALCWVPNGGPLPKNLYNSERDSWVWKLHDISMNLLNRVDECLKKLEMDLSLSSESRGVNVSQSRWVARSHMLVVLTQLDFISMIYEDLAHNLRLVLLAHIDPLNALVRFSKRNEHLHWLVKHKDLLCFEARRNLVMMMLAEGKDEYGELHEMLIDRAHLLDESFGYIMQAKSSELHSGLFMEFKNEEATGPGVLREWFFVVCQALFNPQQVLFSPCPSDRKRFFLNGRRIIGLALMHRVQVGITLDNTLVLPLAGRSIKLEDIRQADPVLYKSCKDILKMDAAVVDGLELTFSRDVHELGSRRTIELCSGGKDLRVNIRNREHYIDLLIKNTFVDSISVQLTHFARGFSDILVDPELRKVFFDFLGPEDLDRMLGGRSNTINLEDWKLHTQYNGYKEKDRNIIWFWKAVEGMSIEQQRDLLFFWTSVKFLPPDGFGGLASKLYIYKASESADRLPSSHTCFYRLCLPAYPSLKVTKNQLQKIAQEHVSCSFGTW, encoded by the exons ATGCACGCGGCGTGGGACGACACCGTCGGCGCCGTGCTCGGCCACCTCGCCGAACGGGGGTTCGGCCGCGACCTGCGCCTCGTCTACGCGGGGAGGCAGCTCGCGTCAAAGACCGTTCTCGCTGAGCTCTGCCTCCCGCCGGACTCCACGCTGCACCTCCTTTCCCGGCTCCGATCCACGCCGTACCCTGACGCGTGGCAGCTCGCCTCCTACATCGTCTCCATAGCCTCCATCGCCAGGTCCGACCCCCTCAACAGCGCCGCGGTCAGTGGCCTGGATGATCTCGTCAAGGAATTCATTCTTTGCGCACACCGCGCCAACCAGCGCCAGCGGCATGATCGCGACTCTCCCATCGATGCTCAGGCCATGGGCGATCAAGCGGCGCACTACCTCGAAATTTTCCATGAAGCGGGCGTTCCCTTCGCACTAGTTGGCCTCTACGCCGCTTATCCACATTCTACCATCCACTTCTATGCTGGGAACGCCATCAAATGCTTTCTCACTATGGATCCTTCGGCCTTGCCACCTGATGTGCTGCCGGTCACGGCGCCTCTGCTGCTTGAATTTTGCGGAATGCTCTCTCTTTCTGTGGGCAAGGAGGATGAGCTCTATAGATCATGCCGTTCTATGCTTGCATCAGTGCTCTGCCTGCCATCTGGGCTCCCCGCTTCCTTGAAGTTGAAGTCGCCTTCTAAGCTGATTGAGCAGGTCCTTCCGTTTGCTGAAGAAATAGTGGATGCGGTTATGTATGAACTTGCATCACTGGAGATGACCGTGTCGTCCAAAAACCTTGAGGATCTCTCAAATTTCTTCAAAGTGCTGCGGCAGCAGGCACTCTGTTGGGTTCCCAATGGTGGGCCACTGCCCAAAAACCTGTATAACAGTGAGCGTGACTCATGGGTATGGAAGTTGCATGATATTTCAATGAACTTGTTGAACAGGGTGGATGAGTGCTTGAAGAAATTGGAAATGGATCTATCATTGTCATCGGAGAGCAGGGGGGTCAATGTAAGTCAATCTCGATGGGTTGCCCGGTCACATATGCTGGTCGTGCTGACACAACTAGATTTTATATCGATGATTTATGAGGATTTGGCGCATAACCTGCGGCTTGTGTTGCTGGCACACATAGATCCTCTCAATGCCCTCGTCCGCTTCTCCAAGAGGAATGAGCATCTCCACTGGCTTGTAAAGCACAAAGACCTCCTTTGCTTTGAAGCGAGAAGGAATTTAGTCATGATGATGCTTGCTGAGGGAAAGGATGAATATGGGGAGCTTCACGAGATGTTGATCGACCGTGCACATTTACTGGATGAATCCTTTGGGTACATTATGCAGGCTAAATCCAGTGAGCTTCACAGTGGGCTATTTATGGAGTTTAAGAATGAGGAAGCTACAGGCCCTGGAGTCCTGAGGGAATGGTTCTTCGTGGTATGCCAAGCTCTGTTCAACCCGCAGCAAGTTCTCTTCTCGCCTTGTCCTAGTGATCGAAAGAGGTTCTTCTTGAATGGAA GACGAATAATTGGATTAGCATTGATGCATAGAGTGCAAGTGGGAATCACATTGGACAACACATTAGTCTTGCCTCTTGCTGGGAGAAGTATTAAATTGGAAGATATTCGTCAGGCAGACCCTGTCTTGTATAAAAGCTGTaaagatattttaaagatGGATGCTGCCGTTGTTGATGGTCTTGAACTAACATTTTCCCGAGATGTTCATGAATTAGGGTCTCGAAGGACTATTGAGCTTTGCTCAGGAGGGAAGGATCTCCGTGTAAATATCAGGAATAGAGAGCATTACATTGATCTCCTTATAAAGAATACCTTTGTGGACTCGATATCAGTTCAGTTGACCCATTTCGCGCGGGGATTTAGTGACATTCTAGTTGATCCAGAACTCCGTAAAGtcttttttgactttttgggTCCAGAAGACTTGGACCGAATGCTAGGGGGAAGGAGCAACACTATAAATCTGGAAGATTGGAAATTACATACCCAATATAATGGCTACAAAGAAAAAGATCGCAACATTATTTGGTTCTGGAAG GCTGTTGAGGGCATGTCAATCGAGCAACAGAGGGATCTGTTGTTCTTTTGGACTTCAGTGAAATTCTTACCCCCAGATGGTTTTGGTGGGCTGGCCTCAAAACTGTACATATATAAGGCATCTGAGTCGGCTGACCGTCTCCCATCATCACATACCTGCTTCTACCGGCTCTGCCTCCCGGCTTATCCATCCCTGAAGGTGACGAAAAACCAGCTGCAGAAGATCGCACAAGAGCATGTGAGCTGCAGCTTTGGCACATGGTAG
- the LOC121055334 gene encoding cytochrome c1 — MATVEVETPTTVEVPVEVTPPDAAVEVEAPKEETPAPAEAEAEVAAPAEVAETKEAEPEPEPEPAAAEPAAEEVKEAEPAAAAEPEPEAAKEEEAEAETKEAEPAAAEEAKEEEAAPPAAAAEPEAAAAEEAPAAPVEEAAAPEAEKASE; from the exons ATGGCCACAGTAGAG GTTGAGACCCCGACCACTGTGGAGGTGCCCGTGGAGGTGacgccgccggacgccgccgtTGAGGTGGAGGCGCCGAAGGAGGAGACGCCGGCGCCTGCCGAGGCTGAGGCCGAGGTGGCTGCGCCGGCCGAGGTGGCTGAGACAAAAGAAGcagagccggagccggagccggagccagCTGCTGCCgaaccggcggcggaggaggtcaAGGAGGCggagccggccgccgcggccgagcCAGAGCCGGAGGCcgccaaggaggaggaggccgaggcaGAGACCAAGGAGGCGGAGCcagcggcggccgaggaggcgaaggaggaggaggcagctcCACCGGCAGCAGCCGCCGAGCCGGAGGCCGCAGCCGCCGAGGAGGCGCCAGCAGCgccggtggaggaggcggccgcgcCGGAGGCCGAGAAGGCCAGCGAGTGA